A stretch of Chitinophaga caeni DNA encodes these proteins:
- a CDS encoding alkaline phosphatase family protein — MKKGFLMAVCFLSITAAQAQKTKKAVFVIVDGIAADVIEHQPTPNLDKIAKVGGYTRAHVGGEKGGYSQTPTISAVGYNSLLTGTWVNKHNVWDNDIADPNYSYWTIFRFFKSQYPQKKAAIFSSWLDNRTKLVGEGLAATGNLQLDYHFDGLELDTVKFPHDKKRAFMHQIDEAVVNEAARYIHDEAPDLSWVYLEYTDDMGHMHGDSPDYFKAISYMDNQMGRLWKAIQYREKRFNEEWVIYITTDHGRDASTGKHHGGQSDRERSTWIVTSAKNLNNYFKTGLPGIVDIMPSIANFLDVQIPREHLMEVDGIPLTGTIDATNADAKLEDGKIKVTWKSTGQKGDAKIWLATTNKFKAGGQDEYVLKATVPVSKGEAVVDLNGETSNFYKIVIETPGNFLNRWIVVK; from the coding sequence ATGAAGAAAGGATTTTTAATGGCTGTTTGCTTTTTGAGTATAACAGCAGCGCAGGCGCAAAAAACAAAAAAGGCGGTATTCGTAATTGTTGACGGTATTGCGGCTGATGTAATCGAACATCAACCGACGCCTAACCTCGATAAGATTGCGAAAGTCGGCGGTTATACCCGTGCGCATGTTGGTGGCGAGAAAGGTGGCTACTCACAAACTCCTACTATTTCCGCGGTAGGTTATAATAGTTTACTGACGGGTACCTGGGTAAATAAGCATAATGTTTGGGATAATGATATCGCTGATCCCAATTATAGTTATTGGACGATTTTCCGATTTTTCAAATCGCAATACCCTCAAAAGAAGGCAGCGATTTTTTCAAGCTGGTTGGATAACCGTACGAAGTTGGTAGGGGAAGGCTTAGCCGCCACCGGTAACCTGCAACTCGATTACCATTTTGATGGTTTGGAGCTGGATACCGTGAAGTTTCCGCATGACAAAAAACGGGCTTTCATGCACCAGATTGATGAAGCGGTGGTTAATGAAGCGGCCCGCTATATCCATGATGAAGCGCCGGACTTGTCCTGGGTATATCTCGAATATACCGATGATATGGGACACATGCACGGAGATAGTCCCGACTACTTCAAGGCCATCAGCTATATGGACAATCAGATGGGGCGTTTATGGAAAGCCATCCAGTACAGGGAGAAGCGGTTCAATGAAGAGTGGGTAATCTATATCACAACGGATCATGGTCGTGATGCTAGTACCGGGAAACATCACGGTGGACAATCGGATCGTGAGCGGAGCACCTGGATCGTTACCAGTGCAAAGAACTTAAACAATTACTTCAAAACTGGTCTGCCGGGCATCGTAGATATCATGCCTTCTATCGCTAATTTTTTAGACGTTCAAATTCCTCGTGAACATTTAATGGAAGTGGATGGTATTCCACTAACCGGAACCATTGACGCTACTAATGCCGATGCCAAACTGGAAGATGGTAAGATAAAAGTAACCTGGAAGTCTACCGGGCAAAAAGGAGATGCTAAAATCTGGTTGGCTACTACCAATAAGTTCAAGGCTGGCGGGCAAGATGAGTATGTATTGAAAGCTACGGTTCCTGTCAGTAAAGGTGAGGCTGTTGTTGACTTGAATGGTGAAACATCCAATTTTTATAAGATCGTGATTGAAACACCTGGTAATTTCCTGAATCGTTGGATCGTAGTGAAGTAG